A section of the Oreochromis aureus strain Israel breed Guangdong linkage group 22, ZZ_aureus, whole genome shotgun sequence genome encodes:
- the LOC116320798 gene encoding cbp/p300-interacting transactivator 3-like has product MYIIPEMTQKTNSSDCRDIAEFAAGLHVAGASAEGTTPALIQLLQTDSTIKYRGDMAEHMMMPMNHGFRMGMNGPPQHNCQRSLPNGQVMHYGRNPQSNMEAAMRQRPGMVGPGGMVPVNGAPMANHHHQMMSGNMMYNGQCPQQQHHHLHSQQQQQGGHPQQYLPGNLTSQQLMASMHLQKLNTQYHGHPLSSTNGHHLPNGAQYRMGPAQLSSMQHISGPLGLNGMDMDLIDEEVLTSLVLEFGLDRIQELPELFLGQNEFDFISDFVCKQQPSTVSC; this is encoded by the exons ATGTACATAATCCCTGAGATGACCCAGAAAACAAACTCCTCTGACTGCCGAGACATTGCAGAGTTCGCCGCAGGGCTGCATGTAGCCGGAGCATCAGCTGAAGGAACTACCCCGGCACTGATCCAACTTCTTCAAACCGATTCCACAATAAAATATCGG GGTGACATGGCTGAACACATGATGATGCCCATGAACCATGGCTTCAGAATGGGCATGAATGGGCCACCACAGCACAACTGCCAACGCAGTCTGCCCAATGGCCAGGTAATGCACTATGGCAGGAACCCTCAGAGCAATATGGAAGCTGCCATGAGACAGAGACCAGGTATGGTGGGACCTGGAGGGATGGTCCCTGTGAATGGAGCTCCCATGgccaaccaccaccaccaaatgATGTCTGGTAACATGATGTACAATGGCCAGTGTCCACAGCAACAGCACCACCACTTGCactctcagcagcagcagcagggtggACACCCACAGCAGTACCTCCCTGGGAATCTCACTTCGCAGCAGCTAATGGCCAGCATGCACCTGCAAAAACTCAACACTCAGTATCACGGACACCCGCTGAGCTCGACTAATGGTCACCATCTGCCGAATGGTGCTCAGTACCGGATGGGCCCGGCCCAGCTTTCCAGCATGCAACATATTAGTGGGCCTTTGGGGCTGAATGGTATGGACATGGATCTGATCGATGAGGAGGTTCTGACTTCACTGGTACTGGAATTTGGTTTAGATCGCATTCAGGAGCTACCCGAGCTCTTCCTGGGACAGAATGAGTTTGACTTCATATCAGACTTTGTGTGCAAACAGCAGCCAAGCACAGtgagctgttga